The Mytilus edulis chromosome 4, xbMytEdul2.2, whole genome shotgun sequence nucleotide sequence ctctgcctatgccagttatcatttctgtaaagtttcatccagtttgcggaaaattcttatttttgaaatttttgacctttttgcattgtttccatggtaacaagacctattttggaaattccaactccaatgttgctcatcattactgtgaagtttcatgaagttatgagcatttttagaattttgaaaattttggtgtagtttccatggcaacatagtagttccaataatcgccaaaatcatccaacacctgtatatagtgggcacctacattgttttaaaatatgatgattctgagttgaagcatatccaaacagttcaccaaaaaccaaaacctcatttttttcacaattgtgccgtttccatggtaacggcagccatattaaactattccatgccataattaaaaagggggaaggatattaaaaataaaataagtaatgaataggtaacgaatagggaatagggaataggtaacgaatagggaatagggaataggtaacgaaaaggcaacgaatagggaatagggaataggtaacgaataggtaacgaatagggaatagggaataggtaacgaataggtaacgaatagggaatagggaataggtaacgaataggcaacgaatagggaatagggaataggtaacgaatagggaatagggaataggtaaccaaatTGACGCCCATAAAATCGATTTATAAACGAGCtttagaaacagaaaaaaaacagttCGCAGAATCTTTTCCTGTATATTAAGCTAgttcaaagaaatttaaaaaaaaaatccttataaactaataaataaataaataaataaatggaggAACCCTtactagaaaatttaaataaaaaaaaaacagtcgtAAATATCTCTTTCGGTTTGAAAAGGATAAAAACTTCAATTTGGGTTTTAGCATGAAACAtgcaaatttcaaattgaaatatctcGAAAAATAAGTCATGGTAGTATATTTTCCGTTGCATATTTCAATAGCGTATGTTAAAATTATCTTTGagtaaaatttttaaagaaaattcacTTTTTCATTCAGAACTCACTCCGTTAATATTGTGGAAACCAATTTTAATGTAAGTGTGAAAAAAAGAGGGGGTACGAAAATCGACAAAATAGTCAGGTGCACGCCATGTGAAACCTTTTTACACTATTAATGTGAAAACAAACGTAACTGCCTCTTTGATTGTATTTACCTCATATGTTGGTAACTTTGAAGTGGTCAGGAAATAGTTACATACAACAGACATTTCCGGTTCGATTGAATCATCTTGATGTTTAGATCTATGTCCAGTATAAATTCGGAGATAGCAATTTTCTTTTGTCTGTGGATTTGCGACTATTTTAAGTTCTCTTGCAGATGTTTGCATATTATTTTCCTTTCCACTTGACTCAATCTTACATGTTACCTTTTCATTTAATGATTTCTGTAAATTTTCGTCTTTTATGGAAGAATTGGTTAATAATTCTGTTTTTACAATCAGAGTCCTTGCTACAATGCTGTCTATGAAAAATCTGATATTTGTAGGTTTTGTTTTGTCTACGTGAATCAGGCCATTTCTGGTAGATGGCAAAAGCAATCCTGCTTTTTCTGTAATAGGTCCATAACCTATGCCGGGACGTCCAGGAATAAAAGGTAATGGATTACAGTCTTGTATTTTCTCATTACAAACTAATTGAAATGCACCCAATCTTGCTAGACCTTGTTTGTGTTTACCACCATAAAATACTATTTTATATAATCCTGTTGCTGGAAATTGAATCGTGCAGTTCCATTCTGGAGTGTTTCGTATCATGCTCACAAGTTTAGGAATATTTTCTGGATTGAGTAAATCTGTTTCAGCACCTGACGTGTTTTCTTTTAGGAGCAACTCATACCATACATCAAGTTCATTTCCAGTTTTCAAAGGCGCTTtaaatgaaattttcgctttgcCATGTTTTGAGGTAATAGAGCACCTGTTTTCACTAATCATTTCCATACCAAATCCCCAGAATGGCGGGAGAAGATATGCTCTGTCATAGAATTCATTTCTGTCTATTGGGGGTTTCACAAGCTGCCATTTATTATCATCAGGATGGCAGGCATACAGAAATTCTTTAGGTTTTGGTAGGATGTAATACTCTTTAAATGAATTCTGTTGTGTGCCAGCAGATTCTTCTGTCCGTTTAGCAATAGTTTGCCCACCTGCTTCCAACTTTATCCAGCCCCCAGAGACCTTTCCAAATACTGAGCGACACGCCCAAAACGGATGTACTATGTGCCAGTTGTCATGGAGATAAACAGCATTCCACATGCAACCATTTTCATATCTATCACCAGGTTGATAATTGCCAGCTTTACAAGTTCCATGTAATTGAGCACATAAAACTCCACCTTTTCTAAACAAAATATCACACAGTTTGGTTACAAAAGCAAATTAATACAAGTGCTACGATTTCTTCATGACACCaaatattatattgttttattcttttatttttgtctttgtcttttttacaTTTCAAAGAATATTTGGAAAGACCTCTTCTGTTAAGTAATAAGATTTTATGTCATAATTTGCCGGATATACATTTAAGCACAATTAAACAAGAGAATGAGTGATTCTAAGAAATAGAAGTTGTCTTTACCTGCCACTACACTTTGCAATGTTGAAGAACTGTATTTCTAAAAACAGTCCAAGACGCTTAACAAAGTAAATACTTTACCTACAGAGAGCTGTAAAAAATGTAGAAtaagttgttttcttttttcccaACAGTGCTAAGTATCCTGTCGGTGATGTAGAATTGCCTGGTGAATTAGCCATTGGATCAATATTCTGGTTGCTTAACCAAACTAGAATTGCTCTAACCAGGAACGCATCTCTTTCTGGGTGATTCTTGAAAGGTTTCTCCAAATATTCTATAAGATCTTCGAAGGTGGAGGTCACATCAGCTGGTGCCTTTTTATGTGGTGGAATTGAAAAGTAGAAATTATAGACAGCATTCAAATTTACATTTAAGAACCGAAGGTATGAAGTTAGCAGCagttataaaatgataaattttaaatattattgacATATGGAACTATTTCAGTTTAAAACACTTACAtgatgaaaacttttttttattcaattatggAAATGGTGGGTTGATGGTTTAAACATTTGGAATCCCGACAGATTTTCAATAGATACATCAAACTTGTTGCTTTGGTGTTTACAAACATTATCAAGAGAAGACAAAAGTGtgataagaaaattattaatttcCATTTGTTAACCCTTTTTAAAGAGGAAAACCGTGTTAAgtggtaaaaataaaaaaaaagcgatGTTCtagacaaaatatgtttttttttatagtggaaTTACAAAGGAATAATTTCTTCGGAATAAGAGAAACAGACACAGACTCCTACTTCGGTTATATCTGGGTTATAATTAATTTATCCAATTACACCCCAAACAAAAACGTATCGTCCCTTTCGGATGATCATACAATTAAAGTTTCTTACATTTCTTGCATGATTGTCTATCTGTTCCTGGTTAATAATTTCATTGCCGTTTTCGTCTGTTTCATGATTTGAACCTTTCCTTGCAAAcaacatttgaaatatttcatgGCTTTCATCATTGGCTTTTGGTTCTGGATAACCGTCCTCTATTGGTTCAAGTTGTATCTGACGGAAGCAAAAATCATCTAGTTTTTCTTTGTATAAGTTATGATAcgagatttttttatatagaatttagTGGAAGATACATcgattaattttgaaattcatcGATGCTcatcattttaagcttgacctCTTACgcttttgaaataattaaatgtgAACAGCTGATAGTTATCTTAC carries:
- the LOC139519444 gene encoding uncharacterized protein; its protein translation is MGCSGSSEQKKQKEFDSIQQKPKAPPEEEEDGSDFLYEYENDSDEIQLEPIEDGYPEPKANDESHEIFQMLFARKGSNHETDENGNEIINQEQIDNHARNAPADVTSTFEDLIEYLEKPFKNHPERDAFLVRAILVWLSNQNIDPMANSPGNSTSPTGYLALLGKKKTTYSTFFTALCRKGGVLCAQLHGTCKAGNYQPGDRYENGCMWNAVYLHDNWHIVHPFWACRSVFGKVSGGWIKLEAGGQTIAKRTEESAGTQQNSFKEYYILPKPKEFLYACHPDDNKWQLVKPPIDRNEFYDRAYLLPPFWGFGMEMISENRCSITSKHGKAKISFKAPLKTGNELDVWYELLLKENTSGAETDLLNPENIPKLVSMIRNTPEWNCTIQFPATGLYKIVFYGGKHKQGLARLGAFQLVCNEKIQDCNPLPFIPGRPGIGYGPITEKAGLLLPSTRNGLIHVDKTKPTNIRFFIDSIVARTLIVKTELLTNSSIKDENLQKSLNEKVTCKIESSGKENNMQTSARELKIVANPQTKENCYLRIYTGHRSKHQDDSIEPEMSVVCNYFLTTSKLPTYETGSKRFARRNLLTAMEGEDMEQIKKCLLQCERTQIGEDDADMEYARQKIEVLTLRKAIHDARLRKNLGNVESTIKMIKSSKFMNIFLHDIQVLEKFAESLRQLKGFTCDLPRLLDALLELRNRNVPNDVVKNTLAALLVLFGCDVDENEDFEDIQLHCKALAGRLSTQKDSSFKEADARRAQEIMEKYTYEEKQCSTMAAAKLHLWIKDVSKKVLNDFKDDS